A genomic region of Platichthys flesus chromosome 4, fPlaFle2.1, whole genome shotgun sequence contains the following coding sequences:
- the bicra gene encoding BRD4-interacting chromatin-remodeling complex-associated protein isoform X2 gives MDDEDGRCLLDVICDPEALNDFLHGSETHGHVPEVQPAVQLSASEPAGLPRVSVDLDFLEDEDILGGSPGGEGGSNGIGSNHEPCDILQQSLAEANITEQSLQEAEAELDLGSFGIPGLTQVVQTLPDASLSGAGGTAVGIGVGVGGAATIFPGSAPSATATPPNATADMLGSVLAQQGLQLQSQVMNKAISVQPFMQPMGLGNVTLQPISSLQGLPNGSQSGHLGIGQIQVVGQPTVMTINQSGQQILAKAMGGYQLHQSGPDMSGAGSQAGLGGSGGGLLIQGNKATLGSPALNGPAVCVSSTNSISGSTMTASAGLVGFGSNTLSSGIGPQTHNQGQIMQNVIIQRTPTPIQPKPPHGGAIQPKMFKQQSQPTAQTLQNDAHKALGHSQNVAFLTGKPGSNVVLSTQATTQGTQFQQALFKQQAAQQSGKPLSVHLLNQSGSIVLPHQTVLQGQNHQFLLPQLQAGGQILTQHPGGHIITSQGPGGQLIANQILTNQNINLGQMLASQGHPGAHILSGPIQLQSGQMGTSTLFQMPVSLAQTQNQTQTHTVSGHAQTVIQGMPIQNSLTMLSQVEGLSPAVTLQPALQPQPGGVPNSSGTGAATMGQGQSGECVTVLGSSADQAAHPNQQHLQQPSILTMQPSVSVAITVPSSSPSMSVSTSSPVTAMGLVPHQSQHSPGRILLTNQGSSMILSQESLQMFLQQEQHHQTENESTPPVGVPASVIVSSNSITALAPAVNDSQLADSWVGQSHSPSPGPSHMTAVVKQVPSSGHQQPLKIQSMSPSTAMTAPPVSLSPQPSQSPLTLSQQIQSPLHQQQSRPPSQPQPQSQTPSRSCTPSSQIFILHNQITESPQTVSQGQPQQPHIQVQLQPRPASQPAPYQQDMPPRSQSPKPPPAPTAQHQFTAAPVSTSAPAVLKAQVPIPGLTAEQQHHLQLVGAQIQTLSGIAQPSPQQKQLLDKLHQHVRMCFQVQQNIMLQAAQPAQPQPQPQVTSQFSSQQDVPVDKVVITSTNSTGTPAQLPSLLQPTPVLVKTPATASSDLQVFSGAQGPAGAMVNQTVTPASLTQPAQVQPKPGVISSVGGMSLGKGGMQIQVMGGSLTQMPALQPLAPAQPQTTTMNMPFSAEPSKEARMLEQLRKQQGSVLHPNYSTPFHSIEDTLHRLLPYHLYQGTANSSEDYQRVDDEFEKVSSQLLKRTQAMLDKYRHLLFAESKRLGPSAEMVMIDRMFIQEEKVALSQDRILAKERPEEFVANARLLGSGVSSQEKSAAAERTSVTGGVTAAAAPPPAPPALVPFSNIVPNPPPAPTPAPAPTPAPAPAPPPAPSASSVSPFPSTKLVIKHGGGGASVSWSSSCPPHPAAPSKAEPTSQSSTFGRGSAASYSSSSFNSQAADDDDAVPQRTSKPPMKTYEARRRIGLKLKIKQDQTGFSKVVHNTALDPVHTPQQSSQSISQPQPQSAAAVPHPKSHPVSTPSASVIRTQPPVCTASSESSVPIATTQCNPTLRGNFPPNAAPSSSTSSSHTSSTSSSSTQMNGTLDHHDSGGVKHNPASTVNPSPTTCRLPLRKTYRENISPRVRPGVPGGGDESLSYPRPTPSPPRHEASSPPSERTVIASVKVEKRGREPSHIESSHDRGRLGSAMQGLDEVDEVFNRGMKTTQHHHLPQLLDKEGAKERVEEHADPETDVSKYKRAGGKNRHRVGGTFRMDQHAPGPPSPESFTRDSILPAKRCKSDSPDMDNASFSSGSPPDDSLNEHLQCAIDSILNLQQEPSARGRHIKSNSRHHQHHSQRPGSSAASSHRPSVQPPSSASSSPSLAQHPQVGGRGHNGSLVPQTQSR, from the exons ATGGATGATGAAGACGGCAGGTGCCTTCTAGATGTAATTTG TGACCCAGAAGCTCTCAATGACTTTCTTCATGGATCTGAGACCCAT GGCCATGTTCCAGAGGTCCAGCCTGCTGTCCAGCTGTCGGCCAGTGAGCCGGCAGGCCTCCCCAGAGTCAGTGTTGACCTGGACTTCCTGGAGGATGAAGACATCTTGGGAGGGTCCCCAGGTGGCGAGGGTGGGAGCAACGGCATTGGGTCGAACCACGAGCCGTGTGACATCCTGCAGCAGAGCTTGGCTGAAGCCAACATCACAGAGCAAAGCTTACAGGAGGCAGAGGCTGAGCTGGACCTGGGCTCCTTTGGAATTCCAGGCCTTACACAGGTGGTTCAGACGCTGCCTGATGCCAGCCTCTCTGGGGCTGGAGGCACTGCTGTAGGCATAGGTGTTGGTGTTGGGGGAGCAGCGACAATTTTCCCTGGGTCAGCCCCGAGCGCCACCGCTACTCCCCCCAATGCCACGGCCGACATGCTGGGGTCAGTGCTTGCTCAGCAGGGCCTTCAGCTTCAATCCCAGGTCATGAACAAGGCCATTAGTGTTCAGCCCTTTATGCAGCCTATGGGCCTGGGAAATGTGACGCTTCAACCCATTTCAAGTCTCCAAGGTCTTCCAAATGGGAGTCAGTCTGGACATTTGGGTATCGGACAGATTCAGGTTGTGGGTCAGCCCACAGTCATGACTATCAATCAGTCTGGGCAACAAATCTTGGCTAAAGCCATGGGAGGTTACCAGTTGCACCAGTCTGGGCCAGATATGTCAGGTGCTGGTTCTCAGGCGGGGCTTGGAGGCTCCGGAGGTGGACTTCTGATCCAAGGTAATAAAGCCACTTTGGGATCTCCAGCTTTAAATGGACCAGCTGTTTGTGTCAGCAGCACGAACAGCATCAGTGGCAGTACAATGACGGCTTCTGCTGGGCTTGTGGGCTTTGGCAGCAACACTCTAAGTTCAGGAATTGGACCTCAGACGCATAATCAAGGACAAATCATGCAGAACGTGATCATCCAACGCACACCGACACCCATTCAACCTAAACCCCCCCATGGGGGAGCCATCCAACCGAAAATGTTCAAACAGCAGTCACAGCCAACAGCCCAAACCCTGCAAAATGATGCCCACAAGGCTTTAGGGCATTCTCAGAATGTAGCCTTCCTGACAGGAAAGCCAGGCTCGAACGTTGTCCTAAGTACTCAAGCCACAACACAAGGCACCCAGTTTCAACAAGCCCTTTTCAAGCAACAAGCAGCACAACAATCTGGCAAGCCCCTCAGCGTACACTTGTTAAACCAATCAGGCAGCATCGTTCTTCCCCATCAGACAGTCCTGCAAGGTCAGAACCACCAGTTTCTCCTGCCACAGCTACAGGCAGGTGGGCAGATCCTGACTCAGCACCCTGGGGGGCACATCATAACTAGCCAGGGTCCTGGTGGGCAGCTCATTGCAAACCAGATTTTAACAAACCAGAATATCAACCTGGGTCAGATGTTGGCTTCACAGGGCCACCCTGGTGCCCATATCCTCTCTGGACCCATTCAGCTCCAGTCTGGCCAGATGGGCACATCCACCCTCTTTCAGATGCCTGTCTCATTGGCTCAGACTCAAAAccagacacagactcacacagtcTCGGGACATGCCCAAACTGTCATACAGGGCATGCCCATCCAGAATTCCCTGACCATGCTAAGTCAAGTGGAGGGTCTGAGCCCGGCAGTCACCCTTCAGCCTGCCCTGCAACCTCAGCCGGGCGGAGTCCCCAACAGCAGTGGCACAGGAGCAGCAACCATGGGTCAAGGCCAATCTGGAGAGTGTGTTACTGTTCTGGGCAGCTCCGCAGACCAGGCTGCTCATCCCAATCAGCAGCATTTGCAGCAGCCCTCCATTCTCACCATGCAACCTTCTGTGTCCGTGGCTATCACAGTACCCTCCTCTTCTCCGTCCATGTCTGTGTCCACCTCTTCCCCTGTCACAGCAATGGGGCTGGTCCCCCATCAGTCTCAGCACAGTCCAGGAAGGATACTGCTCACCAACCAGGGCTCCAGCATGATCTTGAGCCAGGAGTCTCTGCAGATGTTCCTGCAACAG GAGCAGCACCACCAAACAGAGAATGAGTCAACCCCCCCTGTGGGCGTACCAGCGTCCGTAATCGtcagcagcaacagcatcaCTGCTCTGGCCCCCGCTGTCAATGACAGCCAGTTAGCTGACTCTTGGGTGGGTCAGAGCCACAGTCCTTCCCCTGGCCCCTCCCACATGACAGCAGTGGTAAAGCAG GTACCCTCTAGTGGACATCAGCAGCCCCTGAAGATCCAGAGCATGTCCCCGTCAACAGCCATGACAGCGCCCCCAGTGTCACTCAGCCCTCAGCCCTCCCAGTCTCCCCTCACTCTGAGCCAGCAGATCCAGTCACCGCTCCATCAGCAGCAGTCACGTCCTCCATCTCAGCCTCAGCCACAGTCTCAAACTCCCTCCCGCTCCTGCACGCCCTCGTCTCAGATCTTTATTCTCCACAACCAGATTACAGAATCTCCCCAAACTGTTTCGCAAGGCCAGCCGCAGCAGCCACACATTCAAGTTCAGCTTCAGCCGCGGCCAGCCTCTCAGCCGGCCCCCTATCAACAAGATATGCCTCCTAGGTCACAGTCACCTAAGCCTCCTCCGGCACCAACTGCACAGCACCAGTTCACTGCAGCTCCTGTCAGCACTTCTGCCCCTGCTGTCCTGAAAGCCCAGGTTCCCATCCCAGGTctgacagcagagcagcagcaccacctgCAGCTAGTGGGAGCGCAGATTCAGACCCTGTCGGGCATCGCCCAGCCGTCACCTCAGCAGAAACAGTTACTGGATAAGCTGCACCAG catgTTCGGATGTGTTTCCAGGTCCAGCAGAACATCATGCTGCAGGCTGCGCAGCCAGCTCAGCCTCAGCCCCAGCCCCAAGTCACCAGTCAGTTCAGTTCCCAGCAAGATGTGCCTGTCGATAAAGTTGTGATTACATCAACAAACAGCACTGGTACACCTGCTCAACTTCCGTCTTTGCTGCAGCCGACACCAGTGCTCGTCAAAACTCCGGCTACAG CATCAAGTGACTTACAGGTATTCTCAGGAGCCCAAGGGCCAGCTGGAGCAATGGTGAATCAGACTGTCACTCCTGCAAGCCTTACCCAGCCTGCACAG GTTCAGCCAAAGCCAGGAGTGATCAGCTCAGTTGGAGGGATGAGTCTGGGGAAAGGTGGGATGCAGATACAGGTGATGGGAGGTAGTCTGACTCAAATGCCTGCTCTACAGCCCCTAGCTCCAGCACAACCTCAG ACAACAACAATGAATATGCCTTTCAGTGCAGAGCCCAGTAAAGAAGCCAG GATGCTAGAACAGCTGAGGAAACAGCAGGGTTCAGTACTTCACCCAAACTACAGTACTCCTTTCCACTCTATTGAGGACACACTGCACAGACTGCTGCCTTACCATCTCTACCAGGGAACTGCCAACTCCTCTGAAGACTATCAAAGAG TTGATGATGAATTTGAGAAAgtctcctctcagctgctgaAAAGGACCCAGGCCATGCTGGATAAATATCGCCACCTGCTCTTTGCAGAGTCAAAA AGACTGGGCCCCTCGGCAGAGATGGTGATGATCGACCGGATGTTCATACAGGAGGAGAAGGTTGCGTTGAGTCAGGATAGGATTCTGGCTAAGGAGAGACCAG AGGAGTTTGTAGCAAATGCTCGCTTGTTGGGGAGTGGAGTTTCATCCCAAGAGAAATCCGCTGCTGCTGAGCGCACGTCAGTTACTGGAGGtgtaactgctgctgctgccccccctccagcacctcctgccCTAGTCCCTTTTTCAAACATCGTCCCAAACCCTCCCCCTGCACCCaccccagctccagctccaactccagctcctgcacctgctcctcctcctgctcctagCGCCTCTTCTGTCTCCCCTTTTCCTTCCACCAAACTAGTAATAAAGCACGGTGGAGGTGGAGCCTCTGTGTCGTGGTCCAGCAGCTGTCCACCACATCCGGCTGCACCGAGTAAGGCTGAACCCACCAGCCAGAGCTCCACCTTCGGTCGTGGGTCGGCAGCATCTTACTCGTCGTCGTCCTTCAACTCTCAAGCAGCCGACGATGATGACGCTGTCCCACAGAGAACCAGCAAACCGCCTATGAAGACCTACGAGGCTCGCAGGAGGATCGGCTTGAAACTGAAGATCAAGCAGGATCAAACCGGGTTCAGCAAGGTGGTCCATAACACTGCCTTAGACCCGGTGCACACACCTCAGCAGAGCAGCCAGTCCATATCTCAGCCTCAGCCTCAGTCGGCAGCTGCTGTACCACATCCAAAGTCCCACCCTGTATCTACCCCCTCTGCTTCAGTCATCAGAACTCAGCCCCCCGTATGCACTGCTTCTTCTGAATCATCAGTCCCCATTGCAACCACTCAATGTAACCCGACACTGAGAGGTAATTTTCCTCCCAATGCAGCCCCATCTTCCTCAACCTCTTCCTCTCATACCTcgtcaacctcctcctcctccactcaaATGAATGGGACATTAGATCATCACGACAGTGGTGGGGTCAAACACAATCCTGCCTCCACTGTCAATCCCTCGCCAACGACCTGCCGCCTCCCCCTTCGAAAAACCTATCGGGAAAACATTAGTCCCCGTGTCAGACCTGGTGTCCCCGGGGGAGGAGATGAAAGTTTGTCTTACCCCCGACCCACGCCATCACCCCCCAGGCACGAAGCCTCATCCCCCCCCTCAGAGCGGACAGTGATAGCCAGTGTGAAGGTGGAGAAAAGAGGCAGGGAGCCCTCGCACATTGAGTCGAGCCACGACAGGGGCCGTTTAGGGAGTGCAATGCAGGGGCTTGATGAAGTGGATGAGGTGTTTAACCGTGGTATGAAAACCACACAGCACCATCATCTTCCACAGCTCCTAGACAAGGAAGGGGCAaaggagagagtggaggagcaCGCAGACCCAGAGACAGATGTAAGTAAATACAAGAGGGCAGGCGGGAAAAATAGACATAGGGTCGGTGGGACGTTCAGAATGGACCAGCATGCCCCTGGGCCACCTTCTCCAGAGTCCTTCACACGAGACTCTATACTTCCTGCCAAACGCTGCAAATCGGACTCCCCTGACATGGATAACGCCAGCTTCTCCAGTGGCAGCCCCCCGGACGACTCTCTGAACGAGCATCTGCAGTGCGCCATCGACAGCATCCTGAACCTGCAGCAGGAGCCCTCTGCCCGGGGGCGCCACATTAAAAGCAACAGCAGGCACCACCAACACCACAGCCAGCGCCCAGGGAGCTCAGCAGCTTCATCCCACAGACCCTCAG
- the bicra gene encoding BRD4-interacting chromatin-remodeling complex-associated protein isoform X4 produces MDDEDGRCLLDVICDPEALNDFLHGSETHGHVPEVQPAVQLSASEPAGLPRVSVDLDFLEDEDILGGSPGGEGGSNGIGSNHEPCDILQQSLAEANITEQSLQEAEAELDLGSFGIPGLTQVVQTLPDASLSGAGGTAVGIGVGVGGAATIFPGSAPSATATPPNATADMLGSVLAQQGLQLQSQVMNKAISVQPFMQPMGLGNVTLQPISSLQGLPNGSQSGHLGIGQIQVVGQPTVMTINQSGQQILAKAMGGYQLHQSGPDMSGAGSQAGLGGSGGGLLIQGNKATLGSPALNGPAVCVSSTNSISGSTMTASAGLVGFGSNTLSSGIGPQTHNQGQIMQNVIIQRTPTPIQPKPPHGGAIQPKMFKQQSQPTAQTLQNDAHKALGHSQNVAFLTGKPGSNVVLSTQATTQGTQFQQALFKQQAAQQSGKPLSVHLLNQSGSIVLPHQTVLQGQNHQFLLPQLQAGGQILTQHPGGHIITSQGPGGQLIANQILTNQNINLGQMLASQGHPGAHILSGPIQLQSGQMGTSTLFQMPVSLAQTQNQTQTHTVSGHAQTVIQGMPIQNSLTMLSQVEGLSPAVTLQPALQPQPGGVPNSSGTGAATMGQGQSGECVTVLGSSADQAAHPNQQHLQQPSILTMQPSVSVAITVPSSSPSMSVSTSSPVTAMGLVPHQSQHSPGRILLTNQGSSMILSQESLQMFLQQVPSSGHQQPLKIQSMSPSTAMTAPPVSLSPQPSQSPLTLSQQIQSPLHQQQSRPPSQPQPQSQTPSRSCTPSSQIFILHNQITESPQTVSQGQPQQPHIQVQLQPRPASQPAPYQQDMPPRSQSPKPPPAPTAQHQFTAAPVSTSAPAVLKAQVPIPGLTAEQQHHLQLVGAQIQTLSGIAQPSPQQKQLLDKLHQHVRMCFQVQQNIMLQAAQPAQPQPQPQVTSQFSSQQDVPVDKVVITSTNSTGTPAQLPSLLQPTPVLVKTPATASSDLQVFSGAQGPAGAMVNQTVTPASLTQPAQVQPKPGVISSVGGMSLGKGGMQIQVMGGSLTQMPALQPLAPAQPQTTTMNMPFSAEPSKEARMLEQLRKQQGSVLHPNYSTPFHSIEDTLHRLLPYHLYQGTANSSEDYQRVDDEFEKVSSQLLKRTQAMLDKYRHLLFAESKQRLGPSAEMVMIDRMFIQEEKVALSQDRILAKERPEEFVANARLLGSGVSSQEKSAAAERTSVTGGVTAAAAPPPAPPALVPFSNIVPNPPPAPTPAPAPTPAPAPAPPPAPSASSVSPFPSTKLVIKHGGGGASVSWSSSCPPHPAAPSKAEPTSQSSTFGRGSAASYSSSSFNSQAADDDDAVPQRTSKPPMKTYEARRRIGLKLKIKQDQTGFSKVVHNTALDPVHTPQQSSQSISQPQPQSAAAVPHPKSHPVSTPSASVIRTQPPVCTASSESSVPIATTQCNPTLRGNFPPNAAPSSSTSSSHTSSTSSSSTQMNGTLDHHDSGGVKHNPASTVNPSPTTCRLPLRKTYRENISPRVRPGVPGGGDESLSYPRPTPSPPRHEASSPPSERTVIASVKVEKRGREPSHIESSHDRGRLGSAMQGLDEVDEVFNRGMKTTQHHHLPQLLDKEGAKERVEEHADPETDVSKYKRAGGKNRHRVGGTFRMDQHAPGPPSPESFTRDSILPAKRCKSDSPDMDNASFSSGSPPDDSLNEHLQCAIDSILNLQQEPSARGRHIKSNSRHHQHHSQRPGSSAASSHRPSVQPPSSASSSPSLAQHPQVGGRGHNGSLVPQTQSR; encoded by the exons ATGGATGATGAAGACGGCAGGTGCCTTCTAGATGTAATTTG TGACCCAGAAGCTCTCAATGACTTTCTTCATGGATCTGAGACCCAT GGCCATGTTCCAGAGGTCCAGCCTGCTGTCCAGCTGTCGGCCAGTGAGCCGGCAGGCCTCCCCAGAGTCAGTGTTGACCTGGACTTCCTGGAGGATGAAGACATCTTGGGAGGGTCCCCAGGTGGCGAGGGTGGGAGCAACGGCATTGGGTCGAACCACGAGCCGTGTGACATCCTGCAGCAGAGCTTGGCTGAAGCCAACATCACAGAGCAAAGCTTACAGGAGGCAGAGGCTGAGCTGGACCTGGGCTCCTTTGGAATTCCAGGCCTTACACAGGTGGTTCAGACGCTGCCTGATGCCAGCCTCTCTGGGGCTGGAGGCACTGCTGTAGGCATAGGTGTTGGTGTTGGGGGAGCAGCGACAATTTTCCCTGGGTCAGCCCCGAGCGCCACCGCTACTCCCCCCAATGCCACGGCCGACATGCTGGGGTCAGTGCTTGCTCAGCAGGGCCTTCAGCTTCAATCCCAGGTCATGAACAAGGCCATTAGTGTTCAGCCCTTTATGCAGCCTATGGGCCTGGGAAATGTGACGCTTCAACCCATTTCAAGTCTCCAAGGTCTTCCAAATGGGAGTCAGTCTGGACATTTGGGTATCGGACAGATTCAGGTTGTGGGTCAGCCCACAGTCATGACTATCAATCAGTCTGGGCAACAAATCTTGGCTAAAGCCATGGGAGGTTACCAGTTGCACCAGTCTGGGCCAGATATGTCAGGTGCTGGTTCTCAGGCGGGGCTTGGAGGCTCCGGAGGTGGACTTCTGATCCAAGGTAATAAAGCCACTTTGGGATCTCCAGCTTTAAATGGACCAGCTGTTTGTGTCAGCAGCACGAACAGCATCAGTGGCAGTACAATGACGGCTTCTGCTGGGCTTGTGGGCTTTGGCAGCAACACTCTAAGTTCAGGAATTGGACCTCAGACGCATAATCAAGGACAAATCATGCAGAACGTGATCATCCAACGCACACCGACACCCATTCAACCTAAACCCCCCCATGGGGGAGCCATCCAACCGAAAATGTTCAAACAGCAGTCACAGCCAACAGCCCAAACCCTGCAAAATGATGCCCACAAGGCTTTAGGGCATTCTCAGAATGTAGCCTTCCTGACAGGAAAGCCAGGCTCGAACGTTGTCCTAAGTACTCAAGCCACAACACAAGGCACCCAGTTTCAACAAGCCCTTTTCAAGCAACAAGCAGCACAACAATCTGGCAAGCCCCTCAGCGTACACTTGTTAAACCAATCAGGCAGCATCGTTCTTCCCCATCAGACAGTCCTGCAAGGTCAGAACCACCAGTTTCTCCTGCCACAGCTACAGGCAGGTGGGCAGATCCTGACTCAGCACCCTGGGGGGCACATCATAACTAGCCAGGGTCCTGGTGGGCAGCTCATTGCAAACCAGATTTTAACAAACCAGAATATCAACCTGGGTCAGATGTTGGCTTCACAGGGCCACCCTGGTGCCCATATCCTCTCTGGACCCATTCAGCTCCAGTCTGGCCAGATGGGCACATCCACCCTCTTTCAGATGCCTGTCTCATTGGCTCAGACTCAAAAccagacacagactcacacagtcTCGGGACATGCCCAAACTGTCATACAGGGCATGCCCATCCAGAATTCCCTGACCATGCTAAGTCAAGTGGAGGGTCTGAGCCCGGCAGTCACCCTTCAGCCTGCCCTGCAACCTCAGCCGGGCGGAGTCCCCAACAGCAGTGGCACAGGAGCAGCAACCATGGGTCAAGGCCAATCTGGAGAGTGTGTTACTGTTCTGGGCAGCTCCGCAGACCAGGCTGCTCATCCCAATCAGCAGCATTTGCAGCAGCCCTCCATTCTCACCATGCAACCTTCTGTGTCCGTGGCTATCACAGTACCCTCCTCTTCTCCGTCCATGTCTGTGTCCACCTCTTCCCCTGTCACAGCAATGGGGCTGGTCCCCCATCAGTCTCAGCACAGTCCAGGAAGGATACTGCTCACCAACCAGGGCTCCAGCATGATCTTGAGCCAGGAGTCTCTGCAGATGTTCCTGCAACAG GTACCCTCTAGTGGACATCAGCAGCCCCTGAAGATCCAGAGCATGTCCCCGTCAACAGCCATGACAGCGCCCCCAGTGTCACTCAGCCCTCAGCCCTCCCAGTCTCCCCTCACTCTGAGCCAGCAGATCCAGTCACCGCTCCATCAGCAGCAGTCACGTCCTCCATCTCAGCCTCAGCCACAGTCTCAAACTCCCTCCCGCTCCTGCACGCCCTCGTCTCAGATCTTTATTCTCCACAACCAGATTACAGAATCTCCCCAAACTGTTTCGCAAGGCCAGCCGCAGCAGCCACACATTCAAGTTCAGCTTCAGCCGCGGCCAGCCTCTCAGCCGGCCCCCTATCAACAAGATATGCCTCCTAGGTCACAGTCACCTAAGCCTCCTCCGGCACCAACTGCACAGCACCAGTTCACTGCAGCTCCTGTCAGCACTTCTGCCCCTGCTGTCCTGAAAGCCCAGGTTCCCATCCCAGGTctgacagcagagcagcagcaccacctgCAGCTAGTGGGAGCGCAGATTCAGACCCTGTCGGGCATCGCCCAGCCGTCACCTCAGCAGAAACAGTTACTGGATAAGCTGCACCAG catgTTCGGATGTGTTTCCAGGTCCAGCAGAACATCATGCTGCAGGCTGCGCAGCCAGCTCAGCCTCAGCCCCAGCCCCAAGTCACCAGTCAGTTCAGTTCCCAGCAAGATGTGCCTGTCGATAAAGTTGTGATTACATCAACAAACAGCACTGGTACACCTGCTCAACTTCCGTCTTTGCTGCAGCCGACACCAGTGCTCGTCAAAACTCCGGCTACAG CATCAAGTGACTTACAGGTATTCTCAGGAGCCCAAGGGCCAGCTGGAGCAATGGTGAATCAGACTGTCACTCCTGCAAGCCTTACCCAGCCTGCACAG GTTCAGCCAAAGCCAGGAGTGATCAGCTCAGTTGGAGGGATGAGTCTGGGGAAAGGTGGGATGCAGATACAGGTGATGGGAGGTAGTCTGACTCAAATGCCTGCTCTACAGCCCCTAGCTCCAGCACAACCTCAG ACAACAACAATGAATATGCCTTTCAGTGCAGAGCCCAGTAAAGAAGCCAG GATGCTAGAACAGCTGAGGAAACAGCAGGGTTCAGTACTTCACCCAAACTACAGTACTCCTTTCCACTCTATTGAGGACACACTGCACAGACTGCTGCCTTACCATCTCTACCAGGGAACTGCCAACTCCTCTGAAGACTATCAAAGAG TTGATGATGAATTTGAGAAAgtctcctctcagctgctgaAAAGGACCCAGGCCATGCTGGATAAATATCGCCACCTGCTCTTTGCAGAGTCAAAA CAGAGACTGGGCCCCTCGGCAGAGATGGTGATGATCGACCGGATGTTCATACAGGAGGAGAAGGTTGCGTTGAGTCAGGATAGGATTCTGGCTAAGGAGAGACCAG AGGAGTTTGTAGCAAATGCTCGCTTGTTGGGGAGTGGAGTTTCATCCCAAGAGAAATCCGCTGCTGCTGAGCGCACGTCAGTTACTGGAGGtgtaactgctgctgctgccccccctccagcacctcctgccCTAGTCCCTTTTTCAAACATCGTCCCAAACCCTCCCCCTGCACCCaccccagctccagctccaactccagctcctgcacctgctcctcctcctgctcctagCGCCTCTTCTGTCTCCCCTTTTCCTTCCACCAAACTAGTAATAAAGCACGGTGGAGGTGGAGCCTCTGTGTCGTGGTCCAGCAGCTGTCCACCACATCCGGCTGCACCGAGTAAGGCTGAACCCACCAGCCAGAGCTCCACCTTCGGTCGTGGGTCGGCAGCATCTTACTCGTCGTCGTCCTTCAACTCTCAAGCAGCCGACGATGATGACGCTGTCCCACAGAGAACCAGCAAACCGCCTATGAAGACCTACGAGGCTCGCAGGAGGATCGGCTTGAAACTGAAGATCAAGCAGGATCAAACCGGGTTCAGCAAGGTGGTCCATAACACTGCCTTAGACCCGGTGCACACACCTCAGCAGAGCAGCCAGTCCATATCTCAGCCTCAGCCTCAGTCGGCAGCTGCTGTACCACATCCAAAGTCCCACCCTGTATCTACCCCCTCTGCTTCAGTCATCAGAACTCAGCCCCCCGTATGCACTGCTTCTTCTGAATCATCAGTCCCCATTGCAACCACTCAATGTAACCCGACACTGAGAGGTAATTTTCCTCCCAATGCAGCCCCATCTTCCTCAACCTCTTCCTCTCATACCTcgtcaacctcctcctcctccactcaaATGAATGGGACATTAGATCATCACGACAGTGGTGGGGTCAAACACAATCCTGCCTCCACTGTCAATCCCTCGCCAACGACCTGCCGCCTCCCCCTTCGAAAAACCTATCGGGAAAACATTAGTCCCCGTGTCAGACCTGGTGTCCCCGGGGGAGGAGATGAAAGTTTGTCTTACCCCCGACCCACGCCATCACCCCCCAGGCACGAAGCCTCATCCCCCCCCTCAGAGCGGACAGTGATAGCCAGTGTGAAGGTGGAGAAAAGAGGCAGGGAGCCCTCGCACATTGAGTCGAGCCACGACAGGGGCCGTTTAGGGAGTGCAATGCAGGGGCTTGATGAAGTGGATGAGGTGTTTAACCGTGGTATGAAAACCACACAGCACCATCATCTTCCACAGCTCCTAGACAAGGAAGGGGCAaaggagagagtggaggagcaCGCAGACCCAGAGACAGATGTAAGTAAATACAAGAGGGCAGGCGGGAAAAATAGACATAGGGTCGGTGGGACGTTCAGAATGGACCAGCATGCCCCTGGGCCACCTTCTCCAGAGTCCTTCACACGAGACTCTATACTTCCTGCCAAACGCTGCAAATCGGACTCCCCTGACATGGATAACGCCAGCTTCTCCAGTGGCAGCCCCCCGGACGACTCTCTGAACGAGCATCTGCAGTGCGCCATCGACAGCATCCTGAACCTGCAGCAGGAGCCCTCTGCCCGGGGGCGCCACATTAAAAGCAACAGCAGGCACCACCAACACCACAGCCAGCGCCCAGGGAGCTCAGCAGCTTCATCCCACAGACCCTCAG